The DNA segment TGCGCGAGCCGGAAACGCATGGCATAGGACACGGCGCCGTCGTGCGCGCGCATTTCGTGCATAATCTGCGGGTACTTGCCGGGATTGACCGCCACTGTTACGTACCGGAAATTCTTCGCGGCGGAGCGTATCATTGCGACGCCCCCGATGTCCGTCTGCTCGAAGACCTCATCCGCCGTGATTTGCGGCCGCGCCACAATTTCATTCAGCGGGTGCAGATTCGCCACGACGAGGTCGATCCAGCCGAAACCATGCGCCTGCAACTGTTCCAGGTGTACCTTGTTTTCGCGGACGCCGAGCAGCCCGGCATGCACCTTGTGGTGCAGCGATTTCACGCGGCCGTCCATGAGTTCCGGCACACCGGTGAATTCCGATATGCTAATCGCCCCGATGCCCGCTTCCTGAAGCACCTTCAGGGTACCCGAGGTGCTGATGATCTCGACCTCGAACTCGCTCAACAGGCGCGCGAGTTCGACGATGCCCGTCTTGTCATGACAGCTCAGGATTGCGCGTCGTATCCGCTGCATATCCCATCCTCCACCCGAAAAAGGAAACGCATCATACGCAATTTCAGACGAAATGTCGAATCCGGTCTCGCGGAGCCCCTGCGTCATCCCCGCACACAAGAATCATGAAGGTATGACGCCCATCTCGCCGGTTGCCGTTTCCTCGACAGGTTTTCTTGACATGCCCCTTTCGCTGTGCTATTTTCCGGTTTTCGGACCGTCGTGCGCCCAGTCTGTGTGGGCGTTTTTGTTGTAAGCAGCCGGGAAACCACATGCCCCATGCATCCCGTAATCCTTGACTTGGGCCCCATCAAGCTGCACACGTACGGTCTAATGATTGCCATCGGGTTTCTGGCCGCCCTCTACTTCATCCGCCAGGATGCTCGCAAGCGCCTCCAGGTCGCGCCGGATACGGTCAATGAACTGGGCTTCTGGATCCTCATCTCCGGGATCTTGGGCACGCGTCTCCTTCACATCCTGCTGTATCCCCAAGACTACAGCCTGACCGACCCGGTTGGATGGGTGGCGCTGTGGCGCGGCGGCCTCGTTTTTCAGGGCGCCTTGCCGACGGCGCTGGCCTATTACTACGTGGCGATGCGCAGGCGCAATCTCCCCTTCTGGGCCGGTCTCGACGTGGCCATCCCATACCTCCCCCTCGCCCACGCTCTCGGGCGAGTCGGCTGCTTCATGTACGGCTGCTGCTATGGCCGGCCAACGGACCTGCCTTGGGGCCTCTGTTTCCCGGCCGGGAGCCCCGCTTGGAACGATGGGCTCCACGCCCTCGACGCGACGTGCACCTTCCCGCTGCACCCCACGCAACTCTACAGCGTCGCCGGGTTGCTCGTGCTCTCGGGCCTGCTTCTCCTCCTGCGGCGGTCCTGGACCCGGTTTGACGGCGTTACCGTCCCGGCATACTTGATGCTCTACGGCGTGTTTCGTTTCATTTTGGAATTCTTCCGGGGCGACAACAATCCCCGCCATCTGGGAAGCCTGACGCTGAGCGACCAACAGGTGATTGCGCTCCTCATGGCCGCCGTGGGCATTGCCCTGTTCTTTGTCCTGTGGCGCTACGGCAAAGCGACGGCCGCGGTTGCGCTCGATTCAGGAAAAGGGAAGAAAGACCGCTGATGTGGCGATTCGTCCAGATTACCGACCCGCATCTCGCCAGTGACCGGGACGGCGTGTGGAACAACCGGTTCCTGTGCAGCATGATGCCCGAGGTCATGGCCTGCCTGGGCCAAGATCTGCGGCGGCTCGAGCCCGAGTTCATCCTGGCTACGGGCGACATCTGCAGCAGGCAGACTCGCGAGGCCATGTTCGAGGCACGCGACCTGATGGATTCGCTGGGCGTGCCCTATTTCCCGGTGGGCGGCAACCACGATTTCGTGCTGCCGGAATCCCGCGCCTGGTTTCTCGAAGCCTTCTCCCGTCATCTGCCTCACCCCCGGACGGTCTATTCCTTCGACTTTCGCGAACTGCATTTCTGCGTGCTCGACCCCTGGTGGCTCTGGAGCGACGGCACGCTCAGCGAGGTGAGCGAAAAGTCCGTGGCGGAAAAAATGGACACGACGCTCAAAGGTGCGCGCTGGGCCATGCCGCCCGGCCAGCTCCAGTGGCTCGAGAACGACCTGGAAAACCACGCGAACACCCCCACGCTCATTGCCGTTCATTATCCCGCGGTCCCCACGCCAGAGCGCATGCGCCGCCCCAATTTCATGGACGGCGGCTGCCTCGAAAACGGCCGCGAACTGCTCAAACTCCTGCGCGCCTACCCGCAGGTTCGCGCCCTCTTCTCCGGCCATGCGCACCTGCACTTCATCGAAGAATGCGAGGGGATCGTCCAGGTCGTCACCGGTTCCCTGCCGGAATTCCCCACCGAATACCGGGATATCCGCGTCTACGACGACCGTATTGAAGTGAGCACACTCGGGTTGAGTGATCCCGCCTTTGCGCGACGGTCCCTCATCGATGGCAAAGACTGGACCGCCGGGGAAGCGCAAGACCGCGCCGCGGTCATTCCCCTGGACTAACGTCCCGCGAGCACCAGCACGAGTTCGCCCCGATCGAGGCGGAACCCGCCCAGCTTGATCTTGCTGCCGCTGGCAAACGTGACTTTCGTCGACAGCGCAATGATGGGCTTCTCTTCCGGCTGGGCGGGCATGAGTTCAAGCCGCAGCGCCAAGGTGAGCCGTGTATCGGCGTCGCGCGAAACCGGCGCCACGTATAGCGTGTACCTTTTGTCGATAGGGATACGCGCTTCCTGGCCGAACGCGATATTCTGATGCACGCCTGCGATCAGATAGAAAGAGTCGAAGGGCAGACTGCCGACCTCGTCGCGAATCTCGTCCAGCCCCGCCCCAAAATACTTCTCCGTTCGCTGTTCCGATACGGCTTGCACCGCCCAAAAGGACAGCCCGGCGGGCGCCGGCTGCTCGGTCACGCCCGCCAAGGTCAGCATGTAGAGAAGGCTAAGGATTCCCATACCAGACATCATCAGGCGCGTTGTTGACCCAGATCACCGCATCGCCATCCTGGCCGATTTGCACGTCGATACTCACGCCGTCGAGTTCCGAGTAGGTGGACTCCACAACCGTCGCCTCGACCCTGCGCGACGGCGCGCTGAAATCCGCGAAGAGCACGTACAACGCCAAGGCAATCAGGATGGCCGCGGCGGACATCGACGCCAAGGCCCAGAACCGGCGCCAGACGCGCGCCGGCGCGTCGTCCAGCCGTTCCCGGATCCCTTCGAAGAAGGAGGGGAACTGGCCATCGGTAATGGTTTCATGAGTGGCCACATCCGCAGCGCCGGCGCGCAGGGTGCGCAATTGCGCCAGGTATCGGGAACAAACCGGACAAGATGCGGCGTGTTCGGCCACGTCCGGCGGCGCAAACGCCATTTCGCCGTCGAAGAAAGCCTCGACTTGATGCAGACGGCGGCACTTAGCCATGTCCTGCCTCCTCCACAACCCCCATCTTGATGAGGGTATTCTGTAACTTCCGGCGCGCATGGTGCAACCGGCTCATAACGGTGCCTATATTGCATCCCATCGTATTCGCCATCTCCTGATACGACAACCCTTGATACTCCCTGAGGAGAAAGGCCGTCCGGTGTTTCTCCGGCAACTGCGCTACCGCCGCCTCAATCGCCGCCCCCAATTCCTGGGCCTGCACCTGCCGCCCCGGATTGGGTATCGCGCTCGGCTGCTCGCCCGCGCCAATCGCGTCATCGAACGGCACCGTCTCCAGGTTGCGCTTCTTAAAGAAGTCCTTGCACCGGTTCGCCGTTATCCGCAACAGCCAGGTCTTGAAGCTCGCTTCGCCGCGAAAATCGCGCAGCGATTTGTACGCCTTCACGAATACGTCCTGCGATATGTCCCATGCTTCCTCGCGATTCTTCACAAAATGGCAGCTCAGCGCGAACACATCGTTGCGATAGCGGCGCACCAACTCTTCAAATGCATACCGGTCGCCGGCCTGCGCACAGGCCACCAATGCCGGGTCTTCGGCATTGCGCGGGTCCGGGCATACTGATTCCTTCGCGGCGTTCATACGACCGGTATCATACAGCATCGTCGTGCCGCACCACATGCCCGCTTCCCGTATTCTGGATTACGTTCACGGACAGGACGAATTTGCCGGGCCGCTTATTCATTTCCTCCCGGAACAGGCAGTCACGGGTCCCAAGACGCGCTCCTCCTTCCCCTATTCACACCGGTACACCGCCGTCCCCCGCTCCGGAATCACATCCCGCCATTTGTGGCCTTCCTCACACGACAGCGGGAAACGGGCGGGCGGCGCCAGGCGCGTCACCGCATCCAAGAATTGTGGCCAGACCAGAACCGTGCTTCGGGACTCGTTGGTCCCCTCGCCTCCGTGCACGAAGACAAAACTGCCCGCAACGGCCACATGTCCCGGCGTCTCGCGATACCGGTGTCCCCCTCCTTGCTCCAGCGCAAACCGCAAAACAGCCAACGGTACCTGCGGCACGGCGCAATAGATTACCGTTCCTGGACCTTCCCGGCGCGCTGCGATGGCGGTTTCGCCAGACGGGGTGTATGCAGCGAGTCTCTGCACATCGGGGTTTAAGATTATCAGACGCGGTATATGCGTATTTTCAATTAATTTAATCTGTTCTTGATTGTTTTCAAGAATAAGCTCCTGCGGAGTTCCGTCCAGTCGCGCTTCCACCGCGAAACCCGTTGCCGCGCCCACCCGCGTCACGTCCGGGCCCGCCGGCCCCATAATGCCCGGTGCGTAAACCCAGACCACGGCCCCTCCGCGCTTGAGTACCTCGTTCGCCGCCTCCTGCGCGGCCCTGTCGAGCGTGTAGGCATTGGGAAAAACCAGCAGCCGTACCGTCTCGGGCAGGCGGGCCGTGTCACACGTCAGATAGTAGCCGACAGGCGCACTCAGCAGACCCAGCTCGTGACGCTGCAGCCCCAAGCTGCATAGAAGCACGGGATGGGTATTGTC comes from the Candidatus Hydrogenedentota bacterium genome and includes:
- a CDS encoding IMP cyclohydrolase, whose product is MQRIRRAILSCHDKTGIVELARLLSEFEVEIISTSGTLKVLQEAGIGAISISEFTGVPELMDGRVKSLHHKVHAGLLGVRENKVHLEQLQAHGFGWIDLVVANLHPLNEIVARPQITADEVFEQTDIGGVAMIRSAAKNFRYVTVAVNPGKYPQIMHEMRAHDGAVSYAMRFRLAQEAFECTAEYDRILAAYFQRTGPPAE
- the lgt gene encoding prolipoprotein diacylglyceryl transferase; translation: MHPVILDLGPIKLHTYGLMIAIGFLAALYFIRQDARKRLQVAPDTVNELGFWILISGILGTRLLHILLYPQDYSLTDPVGWVALWRGGLVFQGALPTALAYYYVAMRRRNLPFWAGLDVAIPYLPLAHALGRVGCFMYGCCYGRPTDLPWGLCFPAGSPAWNDGLHALDATCTFPLHPTQLYSVAGLLVLSGLLLLLRRSWTRFDGVTVPAYLMLYGVFRFILEFFRGDNNPRHLGSLTLSDQQVIALLMAAVGIALFFVLWRYGKATAAVALDSGKGKKDR
- a CDS encoding metallophosphoesterase produces the protein MWRFVQITDPHLASDRDGVWNNRFLCSMMPEVMACLGQDLRRLEPEFILATGDICSRQTREAMFEARDLMDSLGVPYFPVGGNHDFVLPESRAWFLEAFSRHLPHPRTVYSFDFRELHFCVLDPWWLWSDGTLSEVSEKSVAEKMDTTLKGARWAMPPGQLQWLENDLENHANTPTLIAVHYPAVPTPERMRRPNFMDGGCLENGRELLKLLRAYPQVRALFSGHAHLHFIEECEGIVQVVTGSLPEFPTEYRDIRVYDDRIEVSTLGLSDPAFARRSLIDGKDWTAGEAQDRAAVIPLD
- a CDS encoding sigma-70 family RNA polymerase sigma factor — protein: MNAAKESVCPDPRNAEDPALVACAQAGDRYAFEELVRRYRNDVFALSCHFVKNREEAWDISQDVFVKAYKSLRDFRGEASFKTWLLRITANRCKDFFKKRNLETVPFDDAIGAGEQPSAIPNPGRQVQAQELGAAIEAAVAQLPEKHRTAFLLREYQGLSYQEMANTMGCNIGTVMSRLHHARRKLQNTLIKMGVVEEAGHG